A genome region from Blautia coccoides includes the following:
- a CDS encoding response regulator transcription factor, with protein MAAKQKILIVDDDNNIAELISLYLTKECFDTMIVNDGEEALKAFASFGPNLILLDLMLPGMDGYQVCREIRHKSNVPIIMLSAKGEIFDKVLGLELGADDYMIKPFDSKELVARVKAVLRRYQPTVAPGNQPSGKYVEYPDLAINLTNYSVVYYGKQVDMPPKELELLYFLAASPNQVFTREQLLDHIWGYEYIGDTRTVDVHIKRLREKIKDHPAWSISTVWGIGYKFEVKNG; from the coding sequence ATGGCTGCGAAACAGAAAATACTAATCGTTGACGATGACAACAATATTGCAGAGCTTATCTCTCTGTACCTCACCAAGGAATGCTTTGACACCATGATTGTCAATGATGGTGAGGAGGCGCTGAAGGCATTTGCCTCCTTTGGCCCCAACCTCATTTTACTGGATCTCATGCTTCCCGGTATGGACGGCTATCAGGTCTGCCGGGAGATCCGCCACAAATCCAATGTTCCCATTATCATGCTCTCCGCAAAAGGGGAGATTTTTGACAAGGTTCTGGGACTGGAGTTAGGGGCTGATGACTATATGATCAAGCCCTTTGACTCCAAGGAGCTGGTGGCAAGAGTAAAGGCTGTTCTCCGCCGATACCAGCCCACTGTGGCTCCCGGAAACCAGCCCTCAGGAAAATACGTGGAGTATCCGGATCTGGCGATCAATCTGACCAACTATTCTGTTGTATACTACGGAAAACAGGTGGATATGCCGCCAAAAGAGCTGGAACTTTTATATTTCCTGGCTGCTTCTCCCAATCAGGTATTCACCAGGGAGCAGCTCCTGGACCACATCTGGGGATATGAATACATCGGTGACACAAGAACTGTGGACGTACATATCAAACGTCTCAGAGAAAAAATAAAGGATCACCCCGCCTGGTCCATCAGCACCGTATGGGGTATTGGTTATAAATTCGAGGTCAAAAACGGATGA